A region from the Solibacillus sp. FSL H8-0523 genome encodes:
- the mnmE gene encoding tRNA uridine-5-carboxymethylaminomethyl(34) synthesis GTPase MnmE — MEFDTIAAISTPMGEGAIAIVRLSGDEAVAIADKIFKSPNNKKLTEVPTHTIHYGHLVDPKTDEVVEEVMLSLMRGPKTFTREDVVEINCHGGIVSVNRVLQLALRFGARLAEPGEFTKRAFLNGRIDLSQAEAVMDLIRAKTDRAMNVALNQMDGKLSRLITSLRQALIETLAQVEVNIDYPEYDDVEEMTLPVLQEKCGWVREEIIKLLQTSSQGKILREGLSTVILGRPNVGKSSLLNSLVQENKAIVTEIAGTTRDIIEEYVNVRGVPLRLVDTAGIRETEDIVERIGVERSREALKDADLILLVLNYGEELTIEDERLFETIDAMDYIVVVNKTDIERKIDLNRVHELAGKHRVVTTSLLKEEGVIELEEAIAALFFEGQVESQDLTYVSNARHIALLHQAQTVIEDALEAAEAGVPVDMIQIDVTRTWELLGEIIGDTVQESLINQLFSQFCLGK; from the coding sequence ATGGAATTTGATACGATTGCTGCAATATCCACACCAATGGGAGAAGGAGCTATTGCAATTGTCCGCTTAAGTGGCGATGAAGCAGTAGCGATTGCAGATAAAATATTTAAATCACCAAACAATAAAAAATTAACAGAAGTCCCGACACATACAATTCATTACGGACACCTAGTGGATCCAAAAACAGACGAAGTGGTAGAGGAAGTAATGCTATCACTCATGCGTGGACCGAAAACATTTACACGTGAAGACGTTGTTGAAATCAACTGTCACGGTGGGATCGTATCGGTTAATCGTGTACTACAGCTTGCGTTGCGTTTTGGTGCACGTTTAGCGGAGCCAGGCGAATTTACAAAGCGTGCCTTTTTAAATGGTCGTATTGACCTGTCGCAAGCAGAGGCAGTTATGGATTTAATTCGTGCGAAAACAGACCGCGCGATGAATGTAGCATTAAATCAAATGGATGGGAAATTATCTCGTTTAATTACATCACTACGCCAAGCATTAATTGAGACATTAGCGCAAGTAGAGGTTAATATTGATTATCCAGAATATGATGATGTAGAAGAAATGACGCTACCAGTACTGCAAGAAAAATGTGGCTGGGTACGCGAAGAAATCATTAAACTTTTACAAACTTCATCACAAGGGAAAATTTTACGTGAAGGGTTATCTACAGTTATTTTAGGGCGACCTAACGTAGGGAAATCATCACTTTTAAATAGCCTCGTACAGGAAAATAAAGCCATTGTAACGGAGATTGCCGGGACAACACGTGATATCATTGAGGAATATGTGAATGTGCGCGGCGTACCATTACGCTTAGTCGATACAGCAGGTATTCGTGAAACAGAAGATATCGTAGAGCGTATCGGTGTTGAGCGTTCTCGTGAGGCGTTAAAAGATGCCGATTTAATTTTACTTGTTTTAAATTACGGTGAAGAATTAACGATCGAAGACGAGCGCCTCTTTGAAACAATTGATGCGATGGATTACATCGTTGTTGTCAATAAGACAGATATCGAGCGCAAAATCGATTTAAACCGTGTTCATGAGCTTGCAGGCAAGCACCGCGTTGTCACAACATCATTACTAAAAGAAGAGGGCGTTATCGAGCTTGAAGAAGCGATTGCGGCATTATTCTTTGAAGGACAAGTGGAATCACAGGATTTAACATACGTATCAAATGCACGTCATATCGCGTTATTACACCAAGCACAGACGGTTATTGAAGATGCGCTCGAAGCAGCAGAAGCAGGTGTACCTGTGGATATGATTCAAATCGATGTAACACGCACATGGGAACTTCTTGGTGAAATTATCGGAGACACCGTGCAAGAAAGCTTAATCAATCAGTTATTCTCACAATTCTGTTTAGGGAAATAA
- the noc gene encoding nucleoid occlusion protein, which yields MKSTFSRFFGGSPKQPEVNSEVEVMENISMASEEVVKIPIDKIIPNRYQPRTVFDDEKIEELARTIHTHGVIQPIVIRPMSGSVGNYEIIAGERRYRAMKSLQWSEVPAIVRNLNDRETASIALIENLQREELTAIEEALAYQKLLELHSLTQEALAQRLGKGQSTVANKLRLLKLPQFVQDAILNREISERHARALIAIKDEQLQMQLIAASKEFDWNVRQLEDQIQKILHPEEPDVKKRKPSRKAISKDVRIALNTIKQSLSMVTKSGIDLKTEEEDTDEYYQITVKIPKKK from the coding sequence ATGAAAAGTACTTTTTCACGTTTTTTCGGAGGGAGCCCGAAGCAACCAGAAGTAAACAGTGAAGTAGAAGTAATGGAGAATATCTCGATGGCTTCTGAAGAAGTAGTTAAAATTCCTATAGATAAAATCATTCCGAACCGTTATCAGCCACGTACCGTTTTTGATGATGAGAAGATTGAAGAATTAGCAAGAACAATTCATACACATGGTGTCATTCAACCAATCGTGATCCGTCCGATGAGTGGTAGTGTGGGGAACTATGAAATCATTGCGGGTGAACGTCGCTACCGTGCAATGAAATCACTTCAATGGTCAGAAGTGCCTGCGATTGTACGTAATTTAAATGATCGTGAAACGGCTTCAATCGCGCTTATTGAAAACCTTCAACGTGAAGAATTAACAGCAATTGAAGAAGCACTGGCTTACCAAAAACTGTTGGAACTGCATTCGCTTACACAAGAAGCGCTTGCCCAACGTCTTGGTAAGGGTCAATCAACAGTTGCCAATAAATTGCGTTTACTAAAGCTTCCGCAATTTGTGCAGGATGCTATTTTAAATCGTGAAATTTCGGAGCGTCATGCCCGTGCATTAATTGCCATTAAGGATGAACAACTCCAAATGCAATTAATTGCAGCATCGAAAGAGTTTGACTGGAATGTTCGACAGCTTGAAGATCAAATTCAAAAAATCCTCCATCCAGAAGAGCCGGACGTAAAAAAACGTAAGCCTTCTCGTAAAGCGATTAGTAAAGATGTACGTATTGCCCTCAATACCATTAAGCAATCATTATCGATGGTTACCAAAAGCGGTATCGATTTAAAAACAGAGGAAGAAGATACAGATGAGTATTATCAAATCACTGTGAAAATTCCAAAGAAAAAATAA
- a CDS encoding AAA family ATPase, producing MGRIIAIANQKGGVGKTTTSVNLSACLAYLGKKVLLIDIDPQGNTSSGLGVKKGELESCIYDVLINDEDIKEVIQKTEVENLYIVPATISLAGAEIELVSTVSREARLKKSVQEIKNNFDFIIIDCPPSLGLLTINALTAADALIIPVQCEYYALEGLSQLLSTVRLVQKHLNKSLVIDGVLLTMLDARTNLGLQVIDEVKRYFQDRVYHSVIPRNVRLSEAPSHGKPVLLYDAKSRGSETYLEFAREVIKNG from the coding sequence ATGGGACGTATTATTGCAATAGCCAACCAAAAGGGTGGTGTAGGTAAAACAACGACATCCGTGAATTTAAGTGCATGTTTAGCTTATTTAGGAAAGAAAGTGTTACTAATTGATATTGATCCACAGGGGAACACGTCCAGCGGTCTTGGCGTGAAAAAAGGTGAGTTAGAAAGCTGTATTTATGATGTCCTGATTAACGATGAGGATATTAAAGAAGTGATTCAGAAAACGGAAGTAGAAAATTTATATATTGTGCCTGCAACGATTTCACTCGCGGGGGCAGAAATTGAACTTGTTTCGACTGTTTCACGTGAAGCGCGTCTAAAAAAGTCTGTACAGGAAATTAAAAATAACTTTGATTTTATTATTATTGATTGTCCACCTTCACTTGGATTATTAACGATTAACGCATTAACGGCAGCGGATGCATTAATTATTCCCGTACAGTGTGAATATTATGCATTAGAGGGCTTGAGCCAACTGTTATCAACGGTGCGCTTGGTGCAAAAGCATTTGAATAAGTCACTTGTGATTGATGGGGTGCTCCTGACGATGCTGGATGCACGAACAAATTTAGGTTTACAAGTGATTGATGAAGTAAAGCGGTATTTCCAAGACAGGGTGTACCATTCAGTTATTCCACGTAATGTGCGGTTAAGTGAGGCACCGAGTCATGGTAAGCCTGTATTATTGTACGATGCAAAATCACGCGGATCAGAAACCTATTTAGAGTTTGCAAGGGAAGTGATTAAAAATGGTTAG
- the jag gene encoding RNA-binding cell elongation regulator Jag/EloR — MKQTTQIGATVKEAISLALQKLGVSHEQVDVEVLQEGKKGFLGFGARNAEVRVTVKDTVQQQVNELISAPATPVEEVAEEVTLEEPVFVQDEQPIHLEQTEDTQVDPIEEAKSYLTSIAKEMGITDLAIEHTSDGKHVSFKLSSEKAALLIGKRGLTLNALQQVTQLTLNKSAKSFMILQMDVEDYRERRQVALEQLAARMADKAIRTRKPVAFEPMASYERKIIHNALANRLDIETFSEGAEPNRYLVIEPVK, encoded by the coding sequence GTGAAACAAACTACGCAAATAGGCGCAACAGTAAAAGAAGCGATCTCATTAGCGTTACAAAAGCTTGGCGTAAGTCACGAACAAGTTGATGTGGAAGTTTTACAAGAAGGTAAAAAAGGATTTTTAGGTTTCGGTGCACGTAACGCAGAAGTTCGTGTAACGGTCAAAGACACTGTTCAACAACAAGTGAATGAGCTCATTTCAGCGCCAGCTACTCCTGTAGAAGAAGTAGCTGAAGAAGTGACTCTGGAAGAGCCAGTTTTTGTACAAGATGAGCAACCAATTCACCTAGAACAAACAGAAGATACACAGGTTGATCCAATTGAAGAGGCGAAGAGCTATTTAACGAGCATCGCTAAAGAAATGGGCATTACAGACTTAGCAATTGAACATACTTCAGATGGTAAGCATGTGTCATTTAAGCTATCAAGCGAAAAAGCGGCCTTATTAATCGGCAAGCGCGGGTTAACACTCAATGCATTGCAACAAGTAACACAGCTTACATTAAACAAATCAGCAAAATCGTTTATGATTTTACAGATGGATGTAGAGGATTATCGTGAACGTCGCCAAGTCGCACTCGAACAGCTTGCTGCACGTATGGCAGATAAGGCAATCCGTACTCGAAAACCAGTTGCATTCGAACCAATGGCTTCATACGAACGCAAAATCATTCATAATGCTTTAGCAAATCGTTTAGATATCGAAACATTCTCAGAAGGTGCTGAGCCGAATCGTTATTTAGTCATTGAACCAGTGAAATAA
- the yidC gene encoding membrane protein insertase YidC, protein MKKNLWIMLSLVSVVLLLSGCTEFDQPITADSEGFWNEYIVWPLVSFIKLFADMFEGNVANYAFAIIIVTIIIRLVILPLTIKQVKSSKKMQEIQPKLKELQAKYSSKDAVTQQKYQQEMMQLMQGSGVNPLAGCLPIFIQMPILIGFYHAISRMNASPAFELGSFLSVNLAEPSIVFAVVAGLIQYVVLMTGPAMDNPQMKIMMYIMPLMIVGFGIILPAALSLYWVVGNIVSVLQNLVIYKPWNKNKPEAADKGAN, encoded by the coding sequence GCTGTACAGAGTTTGACCAACCGATTACTGCAGATAGCGAAGGTTTCTGGAATGAGTATATCGTTTGGCCATTAGTGTCATTCATCAAGCTTTTTGCTGATATGTTTGAAGGCAATGTAGCGAATTATGCTTTTGCAATTATTATTGTAACAATTATCATTCGTTTAGTTATTTTACCTTTAACAATCAAGCAAGTAAAAAGTTCTAAAAAAATGCAAGAAATCCAACCGAAGTTAAAAGAGCTACAGGCAAAATACAGCTCTAAAGACGCGGTTACACAACAAAAATACCAACAAGAAATGATGCAACTCATGCAAGGTTCAGGGGTTAACCCACTTGCGGGATGTCTACCAATCTTTATTCAAATGCCGATTTTAATCGGGTTCTATCATGCGATTAGTCGTATGAATGCTTCACCAGCATTTGAATTAGGTTCATTCTTATCGGTAAATTTAGCAGAACCAAGTATCGTTTTTGCCGTTGTTGCAGGTTTAATCCAGTATGTTGTATTAATGACTGGCCCAGCAATGGATAATCCTCAAATGAAGATTATGATGTACATTATGCCATTAATGATCGTTGGTTTCGGTATTATCTTACCTGCAGCACTTTCATTATATTGGGTAGTCGGAAACATTGTTTCTGTATTACAAAACCTTGTGATTTATAAACCTTGGAATAAAAATAAACCGGAAGCTGCCGACAAAGGAGCGAACTAA
- the mnmG gene encoding tRNA uridine-5-carboxymethylaminomethyl(34) synthesis enzyme MnmG, with the protein MPTKYEAGNYDVIVVGSGHAGVEAAYAAAKTGAKTLMLTINLELIAFMPCNPSVGGPAKGIVVREIDALGGLMGRVIDKTHIQMRMLNTAKGPAVRALRAQADKQLYQREMKRLLEEEKNLQISQAMVEELIVEDGQVKGVITQVGAIYRADAVVLTTGTFLRGEIIIGDLKYSSGPNNQQPSIKLADNLIELGFNMVRFKTGTPPRVNSRTIDYSKTEIQPGDEEPRAFSFETTEYITDQLPCWLTYTSENTHDIINANLHLSPMFSGMIKGTGPRYCPSIEDKITRFADKPRHQIFLEPEGRDTQEVYVQGFSTSLPEHVQRKMVASIPGLENAEIMRAGYAIEYDAIVPTQLWPTLETKTIQGLYTAGQLNGTSGYEEAAGQGLMAGMNAGLKVLGKEEVILSRSDAYIGVLIDDLVTKGTNEPYRLLTSRAEYRLLLRHDNADLRLTEVGHKVGLISDERYARFEKKRQQVEGEIARLREIIVKPNEKTQETVRSVGGAELKDGIRASDFVKRTEMTYDLVASLIEPTEEALDEAVREQVEIQLKYEGYIQKALQQVEKMKKLEDKKIPENIDYDAIGSLASEALQKLKQVRPLSIAQASRIAGVNPADISILLVYIEQGKIAKVSN; encoded by the coding sequence ATGCCAACAAAATATGAGGCAGGTAATTATGATGTAATTGTTGTCGGTTCCGGCCATGCCGGCGTTGAAGCGGCTTATGCTGCAGCAAAAACTGGCGCAAAAACATTAATGCTTACAATCAACTTAGAATTAATCGCATTTATGCCATGTAATCCATCAGTCGGCGGTCCTGCAAAAGGGATTGTTGTACGTGAAATCGATGCATTAGGCGGTCTTATGGGACGCGTTATCGATAAAACGCATATTCAAATGCGTATGCTCAACACAGCAAAAGGTCCAGCGGTACGTGCATTACGTGCGCAAGCGGACAAACAACTGTATCAACGTGAAATGAAGCGTTTATTGGAAGAAGAGAAAAACCTTCAAATTAGCCAAGCGATGGTGGAAGAATTAATCGTGGAAGATGGCCAAGTAAAAGGTGTTATTACACAGGTTGGTGCGATTTATCGTGCAGATGCCGTTGTCTTAACAACAGGTACATTCTTACGCGGTGAAATCATCATTGGGGACTTAAAATATTCATCTGGTCCAAACAACCAACAGCCATCAATCAAGTTAGCGGATAACTTAATCGAGTTAGGTTTCAATATGGTTCGTTTTAAAACAGGTACACCACCACGTGTTAACAGCCGTACGATTGATTATTCAAAAACGGAAATTCAACCGGGTGACGAAGAACCACGTGCATTTAGCTTTGAAACAACGGAATATATTACCGATCAATTACCTTGCTGGTTAACGTATACAAGCGAAAATACGCATGACATTATTAATGCCAACCTACACCTATCACCAATGTTCTCAGGGATGATTAAAGGGACTGGTCCGCGTTATTGCCCATCAATTGAAGACAAAATTACACGCTTTGCTGACAAGCCACGTCACCAAATTTTCTTAGAGCCAGAAGGTCGTGATACGCAAGAAGTTTATGTACAAGGCTTCTCAACGTCACTACCAGAGCATGTACAACGTAAAATGGTTGCTTCAATTCCAGGACTTGAAAATGCGGAAATTATGCGTGCTGGTTATGCAATTGAGTACGATGCGATTGTGCCAACACAGTTATGGCCAACACTTGAAACAAAAACGATTCAAGGATTATATACAGCAGGTCAGTTAAACGGTACTTCAGGTTATGAAGAAGCGGCGGGCCAAGGCTTAATGGCTGGTATGAACGCCGGACTTAAAGTTTTAGGTAAAGAAGAAGTGATTCTTTCACGTTCTGACGCTTATATCGGTGTATTAATCGATGACTTAGTAACAAAAGGTACGAACGAGCCGTACCGTTTATTAACATCTCGTGCGGAATACCGCCTGCTATTACGTCATGACAATGCCGATTTACGTTTAACTGAGGTTGGTCATAAGGTTGGCTTAATTTCAGATGAGCGTTATGCACGTTTTGAGAAAAAACGTCAGCAAGTAGAAGGTGAAATCGCCCGCTTACGTGAAATCATTGTTAAACCAAATGAAAAGACACAAGAAACGGTGCGTTCAGTTGGTGGTGCAGAATTAAAAGACGGCATTCGTGCATCTGACTTTGTAAAACGTACAGAAATGACGTATGACTTAGTAGCGAGCTTAATTGAGCCTACGGAAGAAGCGTTAGATGAAGCAGTACGTGAGCAAGTGGAAATCCAATTGAAATACGAAGGTTATATTCAAAAAGCCCTTCAACAAGTAGAAAAAATGAAAAAGCTTGAAGATAAGAAAATTCCAGAGAACATCGATTATGATGCAATCGGTAGCTTAGCTTCAGAAGCCTTACAAAAGTTAAAGCAAGTGCGTCCATTATCCATCGCACAAGCATCACGTATCGCAGGGGTAAACCCAGCAGATATTTCGATTTTACTTGTCTATATTGAACAAGGAAAAATTGCTAAAGTAAGTAACTAA
- a CDS encoding ParB/RepB/Spo0J family partition protein gives MVRGLGKGIDALFREEAVHQEDQVQQIAVARMIANPFQPRKVFDEAAIEELAQSIHEHGIIQPIVVRKNGKKYEIVAGERRYRAAKLAGLTEVPVIVRDFSEQQMMEVAILENLQREDLTPIEEAEAYNSLIVKLKFTQDDLAKRLGKSRPHIANLIRLLQLPEDIRELVNEGKLSMGHGRALLGLKNKRRIPEVAHKVIKDHLNVRQLEKYIQDVNEAVSRETKSPKTDIHTQATESQLREYFGTQVQIKKAKNKGKIEIEFYSEDDLQRILEMLNIEE, from the coding sequence ATGGTTAGAGGATTAGGGAAAGGGATCGATGCATTGTTTCGTGAAGAAGCAGTACATCAGGAAGACCAAGTGCAGCAAATTGCTGTTGCGCGAATGATTGCAAATCCATTTCAGCCACGTAAAGTGTTTGATGAAGCAGCAATTGAGGAACTAGCGCAGTCGATTCATGAACACGGGATTATTCAGCCGATAGTTGTCCGGAAAAACGGTAAGAAATATGAAATTGTAGCAGGGGAACGTCGTTATCGTGCGGCAAAGTTGGCAGGGTTAACAGAAGTACCCGTTATCGTGCGCGATTTTAGTGAGCAGCAAATGATGGAAGTGGCGATTTTAGAAAATCTGCAACGTGAGGATCTAACGCCAATCGAAGAAGCAGAAGCGTACAATAGTTTAATTGTGAAACTAAAATTCACACAGGATGATTTAGCGAAGCGTTTAGGTAAAAGTCGTCCGCATATCGCCAATTTAATTCGCTTATTGCAGCTTCCTGAGGATATACGCGAGCTTGTAAACGAAGGGAAATTATCAATGGGGCATGGCCGCGCTTTACTGGGCTTAAAAAATAAGCGCCGTATTCCTGAAGTGGCACATAAGGTGATAAAAGACCATTTAAATGTTCGCCAGCTTGAAAAATATATTCAGGATGTAAACGAGGCTGTTTCACGTGAAACAAAGAGTCCGAAAACGGATATCCATACACAAGCGACCGAATCACAGCTCCGTGAATATTTTGGTACCCAAGTGCAAATTAAAAAAGCAAAAAATAAAGGGAAAATTGAAATTGAATTTTACTCAGAAGATGATTTGCAACGCATTTTAGAAATGTTGAATATCGAGGAATAA
- the rsmG gene encoding 16S rRNA (guanine(527)-N(7))-methyltransferase RsmG yields MNEKQFIEALKQKGIELSDMQVAQFRKYFELLVEWNEKMNLTAITDLEGVYLKHFYDSISASFYFDFTKVTTVCDVGAGAGFPSIPIKICFPHLQITIVDSLNKRITFLNHLTNELNLDHMSFVHARAEEFGQNAKYREKFDVVTARAVARLSVLSELCVPLAKEGGYFVALKAAAGAEEMKDAQKAIVTLGAKLKEEFAFHLPVEESERSLYVFDKVKATPKKYPRKPGVPNKTPIK; encoded by the coding sequence ATGAACGAAAAGCAATTTATTGAAGCGTTAAAACAAAAGGGAATCGAGCTTTCAGATATGCAAGTCGCCCAATTCCGCAAATACTTTGAACTATTAGTTGAGTGGAATGAAAAAATGAACTTAACCGCGATTACTGATTTAGAAGGTGTGTATTTAAAACACTTCTATGATTCAATTAGCGCGTCATTTTACTTTGATTTCACAAAAGTGACAACCGTTTGTGATGTTGGTGCAGGTGCAGGCTTCCCAAGTATTCCAATTAAAATTTGCTTCCCACATTTACAAATTACAATTGTGGATTCATTAAACAAGCGTATTACGTTTTTAAATCATTTAACAAATGAGTTAAACTTAGACCATATGTCATTTGTGCACGCACGCGCGGAAGAATTTGGACAAAATGCTAAATACCGTGAGAAATTTGATGTTGTTACGGCACGCGCGGTTGCCCGTCTTTCAGTTTTATCAGAGTTATGTGTGCCATTAGCAAAAGAAGGCGGCTACTTTGTGGCATTAAAAGCAGCAGCTGGTGCTGAAGAAATGAAAGATGCACAAAAAGCGATTGTCACATTAGGTGCAAAATTAAAAGAAGAATTCGCATTCCATTTACCTGTCGAAGAAAGTGAACGTTCACTGTATGTATTTGATAAAGTAAAAGCAACACCAAAAAAATACCCACGTAAACCAGGTGTTCCAAATAAAACACCGATCAAATAG
- a CDS encoding DUF554 domain-containing protein, whose product MVLLGSFLNALFIIIGAFVGRLFKNIPESMQQTVMVIIGLVVAVLGIQMGLESDNFIIIVVSLVIGTVIGEWLDLEGKFNRFGLWVESLFGTRAQKGTIAQGFVTASLIFVIGSMAIIGALDSGLRNDHNVLITKGIIDGFMAIILASTLGIGVMLSAVPVFLYQGTIAVFAGVISTYIPAEALDLFIKEMTATGGVMILAIGLNIAGLTKIRIANLLPAIIIVAVIVAIIFLFQ is encoded by the coding sequence ATGGTATTACTTGGATCGTTTTTAAATGCGCTCTTTATCATCATTGGCGCATTTGTAGGACGTTTATTTAAAAATATCCCAGAATCAATGCAGCAAACGGTAATGGTCATTATCGGTTTAGTTGTTGCTGTACTTGGTATTCAAATGGGCTTAGAAAGTGATAATTTTATTATTATCGTTGTGAGTTTAGTAATTGGGACGGTTATTGGTGAATGGCTTGATCTAGAAGGGAAATTCAATCGTTTCGGCTTATGGGTTGAATCCCTATTTGGAACGCGTGCACAAAAAGGAACTATTGCACAGGGCTTTGTTACGGCATCATTAATTTTTGTAATTGGTTCGATGGCGATTATTGGAGCGCTTGACAGTGGGCTTCGTAATGATCACAATGTGCTCATTACAAAAGGGATTATCGATGGCTTTATGGCAATTATTTTGGCATCTACGCTAGGGATAGGTGTCATGCTTTCAGCAGTGCCAGTCTTTTTGTATCAAGGCACAATCGCTGTTTTTGCTGGCGTCATTAGTACATATATTCCGGCGGAGGCACTGGATTTGTTTATTAAAGAAATGACAGCTACAGGCGGTGTTATGATATTAGCAATCGGCTTAAATATTGCTGGACTAACGAAAATCCGTATAGCCAATTTGCTGCCAGCGATTATAATTGTTGCGGTCATAGTTGCGATTATTTTTCTGTTTCAGTAA
- the yyaC gene encoding spore protease YyaC codes for MTQAFEKNYSIHYEQTSAVWELSEFLLQRIPFDHEKLVFCCIGTDRSTGDALGPIVGSQLQQIFSFPFEIVGTLQTPLHALNIVERHEKLYEQEEPFIVAIDACLGEASAIGSILVQDGPLYPGKAVNKALPPIGHLSIKGIVNVGGFMEAKVLANTRLHVTYSMSDKIARALQLAWQRHLLKQKNNRNYDRNNYNRWQQIGYTDFR; via the coding sequence ATGACACAAGCATTTGAAAAAAATTATAGCATTCATTATGAGCAAACGAGTGCGGTTTGGGAACTTAGTGAATTTTTATTGCAGCGGATTCCATTTGATCATGAAAAATTAGTGTTTTGCTGCATTGGTACCGACCGTTCTACCGGCGATGCACTCGGACCGATTGTCGGCAGTCAGTTACAACAAATTTTTTCATTTCCTTTTGAAATCGTTGGTACTCTGCAAACCCCACTCCATGCACTAAATATTGTGGAGCGTCATGAAAAACTGTATGAACAAGAAGAGCCGTTTATCGTTGCCATCGATGCGTGCTTAGGTGAAGCATCAGCAATTGGCTCTATTTTAGTCCAAGATGGCCCACTCTATCCCGGAAAAGCCGTAAACAAAGCGCTACCTCCAATCGGTCATCTATCGATTAAAGGCATCGTCAATGTCGGGGGCTTTATGGAAGCGAAGGTACTCGCAAATACACGACTACATGTTACCTATTCTATGAGTGACAAAATTGCCCGCGCGCTACAGCTTGCCTGGCAACGCCACTTACTGAAACAGAAAAATAATCGCAACTATGACCGCAACAATTATAATCGCTGGCAGCAAATTGGCTATACGGATTTTCGTTAG